The Mauremys mutica isolate MM-2020 ecotype Southern chromosome 1, ASM2049712v1, whole genome shotgun sequence genome has a segment encoding these proteins:
- the CNMD gene encoding leukocyte cell-derived chemotaxin 1 isoform X2: MAESAEKVPLALAGPEDVERSLPPIYNVHYTMSINGKVQEGSMEIDSGNNLETFKTGSGNEEAIEVHDFQIGITGIRFAGGEKCYIKAQAKAHIPDVNTMTKESLSFDLEDEIMPVKFDENSLIWVAADQPVKDNSFLSPQILELCGDLPIFWLRPTYPKDSQRKKREIKRKIRQAQSNFDLDQIEATADIVNTRSPTTQPVQKPERQSNATGPSEQDSSSTFNPENPYHQLEGEGMTFDPMLDHEGVCCIECRRSYTQCQRICEPLMGYYPWPYNYQGCRSACRIIMPCSWWVARILGVV, from the exons ATGGCCGAGAGCGCGGAGAAAGTGCCCCTCGCCCTGGCGGGGCCGGAGGACGTGGAGCGGAGCCTGCCGCCT ATTTACAATGTCCATTATACTATGAGTATTAATGGAAAAGTTCAAGAGGGATCAATGGAAATAGATTCTGGGAACAACCTAGAAACCTTTAAAACTGGAAGTGGAAATGAAGAGGCTATAGAAGTTCATGATTTCCAGATA GGCATAACTGGAATCCGTTTTGCTGGAGGAGAGAAATGCTACATTAAAGCACAAGCTAAAGCTCACATCCCTGATGTCAATACCATGACTAAAGAAAGCCTCTCGTTTGATCTG GAAGATGAAATTATGCCAGTTAAATTTGATGAAAATTCCCTTATCTGGGTGGCTGCAGATCAGCCTGTAAAGGATAATAGCTTCCTAAGTCCCCAAATTttagagctttgtggagatcttcCTATTTTCTGGCTTCGACCAACATATCCAAAAG ACAGCCAGAGAAAGAAGCGCGAAATCAAGAGAAAAATACGTCAAGCTCAATCAAACTTTGATCTGGACCAAATTGAAGCTACTGCTGACATCGTAAATACCAGGTCACCTACTACCCAGCCTGTTCAAAAACCGGAACGCCAATCTAACGCCACTGGTCCCAGTGAGCAAGATTCTAGTTCAACCTTTAATCCAGAAAATCCGTATCAT CAACTTGAAGGCGAAGGGATGACTTTTGACCCAATGCTGGACCATGAAGGTGTGTGCTGTATTGAATGTAGACGAAGTTACACACAATGCCAGAGAATTTGTGAACCTCTCATGGGCTATTACCCATGGCCCTATAACTACCAAGGATGTCGTTCTGCCTGCCGAATTATTATGCCCTGCAGCTGGTGGGTTGCCCGTATCTTGGGTGTCGTGTAA
- the CNMD gene encoding leukocyte cell-derived chemotaxin 1 isoform X1: MAESAEKVPLALAGPEDVERSLPPAYTAVPVKPSSPGRLLKIGAVVLIAGALLLLCGAIGAFYFWKGSDRHIYNVHYTMSINGKVQEGSMEIDSGNNLETFKTGSGNEEAIEVHDFQIGITGIRFAGGEKCYIKAQAKAHIPDVNTMTKESLSFDLEDEIMPVKFDENSLIWVAADQPVKDNSFLSPQILELCGDLPIFWLRPTYPKDSQRKKREIKRKIRQAQSNFDLDQIEATADIVNTRSPTTQPVQKPERQSNATGPSEQDSSSTFNPENPYHQLEGEGMTFDPMLDHEGVCCIECRRSYTQCQRICEPLMGYYPWPYNYQGCRSACRIIMPCSWWVARILGVV, from the exons ATGGCCGAGAGCGCGGAGAAAGTGCCCCTCGCCCTGGCGGGGCCGGAGGACGTGGAGCGGAGCCTGCCGCCT GCCTACACGGCGGTGCCGGTGAAGCCCTCCAGCCCCGGGCGGCTGCTGAAGATCGGGGCCGTGGTGCTCAtcgccggagccctgctgctcctgTGCGGGGCCATCGGAGCCTTCTACTTCTGGAAGGGGAGCGACCGGCAC ATTTACAATGTCCATTATACTATGAGTATTAATGGAAAAGTTCAAGAGGGATCAATGGAAATAGATTCTGGGAACAACCTAGAAACCTTTAAAACTGGAAGTGGAAATGAAGAGGCTATAGAAGTTCATGATTTCCAGATA GGCATAACTGGAATCCGTTTTGCTGGAGGAGAGAAATGCTACATTAAAGCACAAGCTAAAGCTCACATCCCTGATGTCAATACCATGACTAAAGAAAGCCTCTCGTTTGATCTG GAAGATGAAATTATGCCAGTTAAATTTGATGAAAATTCCCTTATCTGGGTGGCTGCAGATCAGCCTGTAAAGGATAATAGCTTCCTAAGTCCCCAAATTttagagctttgtggagatcttcCTATTTTCTGGCTTCGACCAACATATCCAAAAG ACAGCCAGAGAAAGAAGCGCGAAATCAAGAGAAAAATACGTCAAGCTCAATCAAACTTTGATCTGGACCAAATTGAAGCTACTGCTGACATCGTAAATACCAGGTCACCTACTACCCAGCCTGTTCAAAAACCGGAACGCCAATCTAACGCCACTGGTCCCAGTGAGCAAGATTCTAGTTCAACCTTTAATCCAGAAAATCCGTATCAT CAACTTGAAGGCGAAGGGATGACTTTTGACCCAATGCTGGACCATGAAGGTGTGTGCTGTATTGAATGTAGACGAAGTTACACACAATGCCAGAGAATTTGTGAACCTCTCATGGGCTATTACCCATGGCCCTATAACTACCAAGGATGTCGTTCTGCCTGCCGAATTATTATGCCCTGCAGCTGGTGGGTTGCCCGTATCTTGGGTGTCGTGTAA
- the CNMD gene encoding leukocyte cell-derived chemotaxin 1 isoform X3, which yields MSINGKVQEGSMEIDSGNNLETFKTGSGNEEAIEVHDFQIGITGIRFAGGEKCYIKAQAKAHIPDVNTMTKESLSFDLEDEIMPVKFDENSLIWVAADQPVKDNSFLSPQILELCGDLPIFWLRPTYPKDSQRKKREIKRKIRQAQSNFDLDQIEATADIVNTRSPTTQPVQKPERQSNATGPSEQDSSSTFNPENPYHQLEGEGMTFDPMLDHEGVCCIECRRSYTQCQRICEPLMGYYPWPYNYQGCRSACRIIMPCSWWVARILGVV from the exons ATGAGTATTAATGGAAAAGTTCAAGAGGGATCAATGGAAATAGATTCTGGGAACAACCTAGAAACCTTTAAAACTGGAAGTGGAAATGAAGAGGCTATAGAAGTTCATGATTTCCAGATA GGCATAACTGGAATCCGTTTTGCTGGAGGAGAGAAATGCTACATTAAAGCACAAGCTAAAGCTCACATCCCTGATGTCAATACCATGACTAAAGAAAGCCTCTCGTTTGATCTG GAAGATGAAATTATGCCAGTTAAATTTGATGAAAATTCCCTTATCTGGGTGGCTGCAGATCAGCCTGTAAAGGATAATAGCTTCCTAAGTCCCCAAATTttagagctttgtggagatcttcCTATTTTCTGGCTTCGACCAACATATCCAAAAG ACAGCCAGAGAAAGAAGCGCGAAATCAAGAGAAAAATACGTCAAGCTCAATCAAACTTTGATCTGGACCAAATTGAAGCTACTGCTGACATCGTAAATACCAGGTCACCTACTACCCAGCCTGTTCAAAAACCGGAACGCCAATCTAACGCCACTGGTCCCAGTGAGCAAGATTCTAGTTCAACCTTTAATCCAGAAAATCCGTATCAT CAACTTGAAGGCGAAGGGATGACTTTTGACCCAATGCTGGACCATGAAGGTGTGTGCTGTATTGAATGTAGACGAAGTTACACACAATGCCAGAGAATTTGTGAACCTCTCATGGGCTATTACCCATGGCCCTATAACTACCAAGGATGTCGTTCTGCCTGCCGAATTATTATGCCCTGCAGCTGGTGGGTTGCCCGTATCTTGGGTGTCGTGTAA